In a genomic window of Thermoproteus tenax Kra 1:
- a CDS encoding 4Fe-4S dicluster domain-containing protein, giving the protein MVSVNFPPADQGYAVLVDIDKCIGCRACQLACKDWNGLSPVKTSFSPTFTNPPDFTAQDWKVVFYYEGTTKKGLATPAGELVFEQVDFAPLPAQCLHCVEAPCARSCPSGAISVTPEGAVVINKEQCIGCGFCQNACPYNVPRRGDDGKYYKCTFCVDRIQNGREPACVEVCPTGVFTFGVASEIIQRAREEQSKGRVVYGLDLDPYVGGQVRWIYVSSDRKSFAIQQHFPSQAVVPTNSIREALKEVAVVGAPVLAVGLAAVGIASWRKSRIEEQERSKSSAQSSGQ; this is encoded by the coding sequence ATGGTGTCCGTCAACTTCCCGCCGGCTGATCAAGGATACGCCGTCTTGGTCGACATAGATAAGTGTATAGGCTGTAGAGCGTGCCAGCTCGCTTGTAAAGACTGGAACGGGCTATCGCCTGTCAAAACCTCATTTAGTCCGACCTTTACTAATCCTCCGGACTTCACAGCCCAGGACTGGAAGGTCGTGTTCTACTACGAGGGAACCACTAAGAAGGGTTTGGCCACTCCGGCTGGAGAGCTTGTGTTTGAACAAGTGGACTTTGCGCCGTTGCCGGCCCAATGCCTACACTGTGTGGAGGCGCCGTGTGCCAGATCGTGTCCGTCCGGCGCTATATCTGTCACGCCTGAGGGGGCCGTGGTCATAAACAAGGAGCAGTGTATAGGCTGCGGATTCTGTCAGAACGCTTGTCCCTATAATGTGCCTAGGAGAGGCGATGACGGAAAGTATTACAAGTGTACATTCTGCGTTGATAGGATCCAGAATGGGAGAGAGCCCGCATGCGTCGAGGTATGCCCCACTGGCGTCTTCACCTTCGGAGTGGCCTCGGAGATAATTCAGAGGGCTAGAGAGGAACAGTCCAAGGGCAGAGTGGTGTATGGGCTCGACCTAGATCCTTACGTTGGAGGACAAGTGAGATGGATTTACGTCTCATCTGACAGAAAGTCGTTCGCCATACAACAACACTTCCCGAGCCAAGCTGTAGTGCCGACAAACTCGATCAGAGAGGCGTTGAAAGAAGTCGCCGTAGTGGGCGCTCCCGTGTTGGCTGTGGGGCTAGCCGCCGTTGGAATCGCCTCTTGGCGCAAGTCGCGCATC